A DNA window from Mycolicibacter terrae contains the following coding sequences:
- a CDS encoding type VII secretion-associated protein → MTHRAVVEVGPGTIRRSCCDTESAGAAAALEWIDEPIALVDGEPVEVPDLLRGVLSCPVTAESIEIIHPSWWPKRRVELVTAAAHGLGGDVVTRPRARLLSATFAAAAVVEIATGLVAVTGGAPEISAEPRIGAPDEVAAAVARRVVAVVADRGAAVVIDAPAGVGGAGALAVLIADRLRGAAQVTVIDELPAARGVEAARPPDPDLEPARADPRRRLPLAVAVALAVIAVGLRVQHDPPPEPAAVTNLVEGRVTVQVPADWSLRRVTAGPGSARVEVVSPTDPRLMLHVTQAPAGGDTLAAIAEPLQRAMELAEADAPGVFVGFAPAGSSAGRPAVTYREVRDGHHVDWAVLVDRAVRIGIGCQSGPDGDDALRAVCEQAVRSAHALGLPPAS, encoded by the coding sequence GTGACACACCGCGCCGTCGTCGAAGTCGGGCCGGGCACCATCCGCAGGTCGTGTTGCGACACCGAATCGGCCGGCGCCGCAGCGGCATTGGAGTGGATCGACGAACCGATCGCACTGGTCGACGGGGAGCCGGTCGAGGTGCCGGATCTGCTGCGCGGCGTGCTGTCCTGCCCGGTCACCGCCGAGTCGATCGAGATCATCCACCCGTCGTGGTGGCCGAAGCGGCGGGTGGAACTGGTCACCGCAGCGGCACATGGCCTGGGTGGGGACGTCGTCACCCGGCCACGGGCGCGGCTGCTGTCCGCCACCTTCGCGGCCGCGGCGGTCGTCGAGATCGCCACCGGGCTGGTGGCGGTGACCGGTGGGGCCCCCGAAATCTCCGCCGAGCCGCGTATCGGCGCACCCGACGAGGTGGCCGCCGCGGTGGCGCGCCGGGTAGTGGCGGTGGTCGCGGATCGCGGCGCGGCGGTGGTGATCGACGCGCCCGCCGGGGTGGGCGGCGCGGGCGCGCTGGCGGTGCTGATCGCCGACCGGTTGCGGGGTGCGGCGCAGGTGACGGTGATCGACGAGCTCCCGGCCGCCCGGGGCGTCGAAGCCGCCAGGCCGCCGGATCCGGACCTGGAACCGGCCCGTGCCGACCCCCGGCGACGGCTACCGCTGGCCGTCGCGGTGGCGTTGGCGGTGATCGCCGTGGGCCTGCGGGTGCAGCATGACCCGCCGCCGGAACCGGCGGCGGTGACGAACCTCGTCGAGGGCCGGGTGACGGTGCAGGTGCCGGCGGACTGGTCGCTGCGTCGGGTCACTGCCGGACCCGGATCGGCCCGGGTGGAGGTGGTGTCACCGACCGACCCACGGCTGATGTTGCACGTCACCCAGGCGCCGGCCGGCGGCGACACCCTGGCCGCCATCGCCGAACCCCTGCAGCGGGCCATGGAACTGGCCGAGGCCGACGCGCCCGGGGTATTCGTCGGCTTCGCCCCGGCGGGCAGCAGCGCGGGCCGGCCCGCGGTGACCTACCGGGAGGTTCGCGACGGCCATCACGTCGACTGGGCGGTGCTGGTCGACCGTGCGGTGCGGATCGGCATCGGCTGTCAGAGCGGACCCGACGGCGACGATGCCCTGCGTGCGGTCTGCGAGCAGGCGGTGCGGTCCGCCCAC